The following coding sequences lie in one Alosa alosa isolate M-15738 ecotype Scorff River chromosome 21, AALO_Geno_1.1, whole genome shotgun sequence genomic window:
- the rhpn2 gene encoding rhophilin-2 isoform X2 — protein MTDAIFPNGCKANGAVENGYFKKGCNPLAQTGRSKLQNQRATLNQQIIKQMRMRAGAENLLKATTNNKVRESVLLELSYVNSNLQLLMEQLEGLNSSVEVYQNVQESASIPLIALGLKETKDVDFAVAFKDFLLEHYSEDGNDFQDEIADLMDQRQACRTPSRSGEGIDLLANYFSQLALIESRFFTPNRQIGLFFTWYDTFTGVPVCQQNVSLERASVLFNMAALYTQIATRCNRQTNTGLHEAITAFQRATGVLHHLKETFTHTPSYDMSPAMLSMLMRMMLAQIQECVYEKIALPGIRNHFLLLLKMAQEAAKVSEMYDIAHQSMIQTPIKDNVPLFWSTMAQVKTSHYRSLAHYFTATALLDHQVSPSDDEDQQEKAFSQLYDAMPDGQPPLDILKSQKERERIGKAHLRRAILEHEEALRIFRLCGELRRLDILNEILQATHRRSLAKFTLHEDEDEDQFTDYMEAPDINSKTEQKAEMELPGSTKGPLSVFSAKQRWTAPRTIRLRPEDRDLGFTLKGEGPVQIQSLDPLCPGAVDGLREGDYLVAVGDVDCKWMSVTEVMRLLRDVDESGVDISVVSVMDNSLPLPPKSATYCGGLPKTYSMICLAFDDEDKNPKSRKVTKKMSFLSWGLKNKHKSASTLSLPTGDSANASLPWHRASPPFPSSYHDHDSALY, from the exons GGCGACGACCAATAATAAGGTGCGTGAGAGCGTGCTGCTGGAGCTCAGCTACGTCAACTCTAACCTGCAGCTCCTCATGGAACAGCTGGAGGGCCTCAACAGCTCCGTGGAGGTCTACCAGAACGTcca ggagagcGCCAGTATTCCACTGATTGCCCTGGGTCTTAAAGAGACAAAGGATGTGGACTTCGCAGTGGCCTTTAAG gACTTCCTCCTTGAGCACTACAGTGAGGATGGAAATGACTTTCAAGATGAGATCGCTGACCTCATGGACcagagacag gcgtGTCGTACCCCTAGTCGAAGTGGTGAGGGGATTGACTTGTTGGCCAACTACTTCAGTCAGCTCGCCCTGATTGAGAGCAGATTCTTCACCCCCAACCGCCAGATCGGACTCTTCTTCACCTg gtACGACACATTCACAGGCGTGCCGGTGTGTCAGCAAAATGTCTCTCTGGAGCGTGCGAGCGTGTTGTTCAACATGGCTGCCCTCTACACACAGATTGCCACACGCTGCAACCGACAGACCAACACTGGATTGCATGAGGCCATCACAGCCTTCCAGAGAGCCACAG gcgtgcTTCACCACCTGAAGGAGACgttcacacacaccccaagctACGACATGAGTCCGGCCATGCTGAGCATGCTGATGCGCATGATGCTGGCCCAGATCCAGGAGTGTGTGTACGAGAAGATCGCCCTGCCCGGCATTCGCAACCACTTCCTCCTGCTGCTCAAGATGGCCCAGGAGGCCGCCAAG GTGAGTGAGATGTACGACATCGCCCATCAGTCTATGATACAGACGCCAATCAAAGACAACGTGCCCCTGTTCTGGTCCACCATGGCCCAGGTCAAGACCAGCCACTACCGCTCACTGGCTCACTACTTTACCGCCACCGCACTCCTCGACCATcagg TGAGTCCCAGTGATGATGAGGACCAGCAAGAGAAGGCCTTCTCCCAGCTGTACGACGCCATGCCGGACGGTCAGCCTCCACTGGACATCCTCAAGAGCCAGAAGGAGCGAGAGCGCATCG GTAAGGCTCACCTGCGGCGTGCGATCCTGGAGCACGAGGAGGCGTTGCGGATCTTCCGTCTGTGCGGGGAGCTGCGACGTCTGGACATCCTCAACGAAATCCTGCAGGCCACACACAGACGCTCGCTCGCCAAGTTCACTCTGCacgaggacgaggacgaggaccAGTTCACCGACTACATGGAGGCTCCCGACATcaact CTAAGACGGAGCAGAAGGCGGAGATGGAGCTCCCAGGGTCCACTAAG GGCCCACTGTCGGTGTTCTCAGCCAAGCAGCGCTGGACCGCCCCCCGCACCATCCGGCTTCGCCCTGAGGACCGCGACCTGGGCTTCACGCTGAAGGGCGAAGGCCCTGTCCAGATCCAGTCTCTTGACCCGCTCTGTCCGGGCGCG GTGGACGGGCTGCGCGAGGGCGACTACCTGGTGGCGGTGGGCGACGTGGACTGCAAGTGGATGAGCGTGACGGAGGTGATGCGTCTGCTGCGTGATGTGGACGAGAGCGGAGTGGACATCAGTGTGGTCAGCGTGATGGACAACAGCCTGCCTCTG cctCCCAAGAGCGCCACCTACTGTGGGGGTCTGCCCAAGACCTACTCCATGATCTGCCTGGCCTTCGACGACGAGGACAAGAACCCCAAGTCACGTAAGGTGACCAAGAAGATGTCCTTCCTGAGCTGGGGCCTGAAGAACAAGCACAAGAGCGCCAGCACTCTGAGCCTGCCCACGGGCGACAGCGCCAACGCCAGCCTGCCCTGGCACAGAGCCAGCCCGCCTTTCCCCAGCTCCTACCACGACCACGACAGCGCACTGTACTAA
- the rhpn2 gene encoding rhophilin-2 isoform X1, with the protein MTDAIFPNGCKANGAVENGYFKKGCNPLAQTGRSKLQNQRATLNQQIIKQMRMRAGAENLLKATTNNKVRESVLLELSYVNSNLQLLMEQLEGLNSSVEVYQNVQESASIPLIALGLKETKDVDFAVAFKDFLLEHYSEDGNDFQDEIADLMDQRQACRTPSRSGEGIDLLANYFSQLALIESRFFTPNRQIGLFFTWYDTFTGVPVCQQNVSLERASVLFNMAALYTQIATRCNRQTNTGLHEAITAFQRATGVLHHLKETFTHTPSYDMSPAMLSMLMRMMLAQIQECVYEKIALPGIRNHFLLLLKMAQEAAKVSEMYDIAHQSMIQTPIKDNVPLFWSTMAQVKTSHYRSLAHYFTATALLDHQVSPSDDEDQQEKAFSQLYDAMPDGQPPLDILKSQKERERIGKAHLRRAILEHEEALRIFRLCGELRRLDILNEILQATHRRSLAKFTLHEDEDEDQFTDYMEAPDINSKTEQKAEMELPGSTKVKVTDLFHRLGPLSVFSAKQRWTAPRTIRLRPEDRDLGFTLKGEGPVQIQSLDPLCPGAVDGLREGDYLVAVGDVDCKWMSVTEVMRLLRDVDESGVDISVVSVMDNSLPLPPKSATYCGGLPKTYSMICLAFDDEDKNPKSRKVTKKMSFLSWGLKNKHKSASTLSLPTGDSANASLPWHRASPPFPSSYHDHDSALY; encoded by the exons GGCGACGACCAATAATAAGGTGCGTGAGAGCGTGCTGCTGGAGCTCAGCTACGTCAACTCTAACCTGCAGCTCCTCATGGAACAGCTGGAGGGCCTCAACAGCTCCGTGGAGGTCTACCAGAACGTcca ggagagcGCCAGTATTCCACTGATTGCCCTGGGTCTTAAAGAGACAAAGGATGTGGACTTCGCAGTGGCCTTTAAG gACTTCCTCCTTGAGCACTACAGTGAGGATGGAAATGACTTTCAAGATGAGATCGCTGACCTCATGGACcagagacag gcgtGTCGTACCCCTAGTCGAAGTGGTGAGGGGATTGACTTGTTGGCCAACTACTTCAGTCAGCTCGCCCTGATTGAGAGCAGATTCTTCACCCCCAACCGCCAGATCGGACTCTTCTTCACCTg gtACGACACATTCACAGGCGTGCCGGTGTGTCAGCAAAATGTCTCTCTGGAGCGTGCGAGCGTGTTGTTCAACATGGCTGCCCTCTACACACAGATTGCCACACGCTGCAACCGACAGACCAACACTGGATTGCATGAGGCCATCACAGCCTTCCAGAGAGCCACAG gcgtgcTTCACCACCTGAAGGAGACgttcacacacaccccaagctACGACATGAGTCCGGCCATGCTGAGCATGCTGATGCGCATGATGCTGGCCCAGATCCAGGAGTGTGTGTACGAGAAGATCGCCCTGCCCGGCATTCGCAACCACTTCCTCCTGCTGCTCAAGATGGCCCAGGAGGCCGCCAAG GTGAGTGAGATGTACGACATCGCCCATCAGTCTATGATACAGACGCCAATCAAAGACAACGTGCCCCTGTTCTGGTCCACCATGGCCCAGGTCAAGACCAGCCACTACCGCTCACTGGCTCACTACTTTACCGCCACCGCACTCCTCGACCATcagg TGAGTCCCAGTGATGATGAGGACCAGCAAGAGAAGGCCTTCTCCCAGCTGTACGACGCCATGCCGGACGGTCAGCCTCCACTGGACATCCTCAAGAGCCAGAAGGAGCGAGAGCGCATCG GTAAGGCTCACCTGCGGCGTGCGATCCTGGAGCACGAGGAGGCGTTGCGGATCTTCCGTCTGTGCGGGGAGCTGCGACGTCTGGACATCCTCAACGAAATCCTGCAGGCCACACACAGACGCTCGCTCGCCAAGTTCACTCTGCacgaggacgaggacgaggaccAGTTCACCGACTACATGGAGGCTCCCGACATcaact CTAAGACGGAGCAGAAGGCGGAGATGGAGCTCCCAGGGTCCACTAAGGTGAAAGTGACAGACCTTTTCCATCGGCTG GGCCCACTGTCGGTGTTCTCAGCCAAGCAGCGCTGGACCGCCCCCCGCACCATCCGGCTTCGCCCTGAGGACCGCGACCTGGGCTTCACGCTGAAGGGCGAAGGCCCTGTCCAGATCCAGTCTCTTGACCCGCTCTGTCCGGGCGCG GTGGACGGGCTGCGCGAGGGCGACTACCTGGTGGCGGTGGGCGACGTGGACTGCAAGTGGATGAGCGTGACGGAGGTGATGCGTCTGCTGCGTGATGTGGACGAGAGCGGAGTGGACATCAGTGTGGTCAGCGTGATGGACAACAGCCTGCCTCTG cctCCCAAGAGCGCCACCTACTGTGGGGGTCTGCCCAAGACCTACTCCATGATCTGCCTGGCCTTCGACGACGAGGACAAGAACCCCAAGTCACGTAAGGTGACCAAGAAGATGTCCTTCCTGAGCTGGGGCCTGAAGAACAAGCACAAGAGCGCCAGCACTCTGAGCCTGCCCACGGGCGACAGCGCCAACGCCAGCCTGCCCTGGCACAGAGCCAGCCCGCCTTTCCCCAGCTCCTACCACGACCACGACAGCGCACTGTACTAA